One Paraburkholderia sp. HP33-1 genomic region harbors:
- the aroQ gene encoding type II 3-dehydroquinate dehydratase, translating into MKTFVMLHGINHNMFGKRDPAQYGTITLDEIDARLRALGDELGVRVESFQTNSEAAMCERIHQAFTDNADGVLINAGAWTHYSYGIRDALAILTVPVVEIHMSNIHAREAFRHQSVFAEIVKGQICGFGVDSYLLGLRAAVSAAG; encoded by the coding sequence ATGAAAACGTTCGTGATGCTGCACGGCATCAACCACAACATGTTCGGCAAACGCGACCCCGCCCAATACGGCACGATCACGCTCGACGAAATCGACGCACGTCTGCGCGCGCTCGGCGACGAGCTCGGCGTGCGGGTCGAGAGCTTTCAGACCAATAGCGAAGCGGCGATGTGCGAGCGCATCCACCAGGCGTTCACCGACAACGCCGACGGCGTGCTGATCAACGCCGGCGCATGGACGCACTACAGCTACGGCATTCGCGATGCGCTCGCGATCCTGACCGTGCCGGTGGTCGAGATCCACATGTCGAACATTCACGCGCGCGAAGCGTTCCGGCATCAGTCGGTGTTCGCGGAGATCGTCAAAGGACAGATTTGCGGCTTCGGCGTGGACAGCTATCTGCTCGGGCTGCGCGCGGCGGTGTCGGCCGCAGGCTAG